Proteins encoded in a region of the Devosia sp. RR2S18 genome:
- the rocF gene encoding arginase, whose protein sequence is MAENAPAFRKIDLLGVATASGASMRGAGMGPEALRVAGIAEALIELGHQVADHGDLRRPHPGPKGDPASWRLPEERRADVLELAAQASDRGLEVLRAGRCPVFLGGDHSIAMGTVSAAARHCSAHDKPVFVLWVDAHADYNTPQTSPSGNLHGMPLALLCGEPEFDAIFRGPWLGRIDPKNVTIIGARSVDRDERKLLASRGVSVLDMRRIDEMGVVALMRGVIDKVKQAGGHLHVSIDVDAMDPSIAPGGGTLVPGGLSYREAHLIMEMLCESGAVGSVDIVELNPFLDHGGKSATLLVDLIASLFGRTIMGEEPGPIEFVTDGEDAETAA, encoded by the coding sequence ATGGCTGAAAACGCCCCCGCCTTCCGGAAGATAGATCTGCTTGGCGTTGCAACTGCCTCTGGCGCCTCGATGCGTGGAGCCGGAATGGGTCCGGAGGCGCTCCGGGTAGCCGGCATCGCCGAGGCTCTGATCGAGCTTGGACACCAGGTAGCTGACCATGGTGATTTGCGCCGCCCCCATCCCGGTCCAAAGGGCGACCCGGCGAGTTGGCGCCTGCCAGAGGAACGTCGTGCCGATGTGCTCGAGCTTGCCGCGCAAGCCAGCGACAGGGGACTAGAGGTCCTGCGTGCGGGACGATGTCCGGTCTTCCTGGGTGGCGACCATTCCATCGCCATGGGCACCGTCTCGGCCGCCGCTCGTCACTGCAGCGCCCACGACAAGCCGGTCTTCGTGCTCTGGGTGGATGCCCATGCCGACTACAACACTCCGCAAACCTCACCCTCCGGCAATCTCCACGGTATGCCGCTGGCTCTCCTCTGTGGCGAGCCCGAGTTCGACGCGATTTTCCGCGGCCCTTGGCTCGGACGCATCGACCCCAAGAACGTCACCATCATCGGAGCCCGTTCGGTCGACCGCGACGAGCGCAAACTGCTCGCCAGCCGAGGTGTGAGCGTTCTGGACATGCGGCGCATCGACGAGATGGGCGTGGTGGCACTGATGCGGGGCGTGATCGACAAGGTCAAGCAAGCCGGTGGACACCTCCATGTCAGCATCGACGTGGACGCCATGGATCCTTCCATCGCGCCTGGCGGCGGTACGCTGGTGCCGGGCGGCCTAAGCTACCGCGAGGCGCATCTCATCATGGAGATGCTCTGTGAAAGCGGCGCAGTCGGCTCCGTCGACATAGTGGAGCTCAACCCATTCCTCGACCATGGCGGCAAGAGCGCCACTCTCCTGGTTGACCTCATCGCAAGTCTCTTTGGACGCACGATCATGGGAGAGGAGCCCGGCCCAATCGAGTTCGTGACCGACGGCG
- the lon gene encoding endopeptidase La, whose translation MTDVNPTGGDFSRDRVYPVLPLRDIVVFPGMIVPLFVGREKSVKALEEVMRDDKHILVVTQKNAQDDDPTPEQIYSTGTIATVLQLLKLPDGTVKVLVEGLSRATIDQYLQTVDYFEAEASVLEEPEEDATEVEALARSAQTEFESYVKLNKKISAEVVAAVGQIENHSKLADTIASHLVIKIQEKEDLLSTLSVGERFQKILGLMEGEIGVLQVEKRIRSRVKRQMEKTQREYYLNEQMKAIQKELGDGEEGSNELAELEERIAKTKLSKEARAKAEGELKKLKGMSPMSAEATVVRNYLDTLLGLPWGKKSKVKRDLVLAEKVLDEDHYGLEKVKERILEYLAVQGRTGQLKGPILCLVGPPGVGKTSLGKSIAKATGREFVRMALGGVRDEAEIRGHRRTYIGSMPGKVIQSLKKVGKSNPLFLLDEIDKMGQDFRGDPSSALLEVLDPEQNNTFSDHYLEVDYDLSDVMFVTTSNTLNIPGPLMDRMEIIRLSGYTEEEKHAIAKQHLIPEAAKENGVAHGEFVMSDEILMKVIREYTREAGVRNLKREISKLMRKAITDIVKTKVKSITVDDERLAKYLGPAIFKHGEIEAEAQVGLVTGLAWTSVGGELLTIEGVMTPGKGRMTVTGNIKEVMKESLTAATAYVRSRSIEFGIKPPMFDTRDIHVHLPEGATPKDGPSAGIGLATAIVSVMTGIPVRNDIAMTGEITLRGRVLPIGGLKEKLLAALRGGIKTVLIPEENVRDLQEIPDIVKEGMEIVPVSRMDQVIERALVRKPEPIEWNFDEATPAVSTTVETSDEATTGLH comes from the coding sequence ATGACGGACGTCAATCCCACAGGCGGCGACTTCAGCCGGGATCGCGTTTACCCCGTTCTGCCCTTGCGCGACATCGTCGTGTTCCCAGGCATGATCGTGCCGCTCTTTGTCGGCCGCGAGAAGTCGGTAAAGGCGCTCGAAGAAGTCATGCGTGACGACAAGCACATTCTGGTCGTGACGCAGAAGAATGCACAGGACGACGATCCAACCCCCGAGCAGATCTATTCGACGGGTACGATCGCCACTGTCCTGCAACTGCTCAAGCTACCCGACGGTACTGTGAAGGTGCTGGTCGAGGGCCTCAGCCGTGCGACCATCGATCAGTATCTGCAGACCGTCGACTATTTCGAAGCCGAGGCTTCCGTGCTGGAAGAGCCGGAAGAGGACGCAACAGAAGTCGAAGCGCTTGCTCGCTCGGCGCAGACTGAGTTCGAGAGCTATGTGAAGCTCAACAAGAAGATCTCGGCTGAGGTGGTTGCCGCAGTTGGCCAGATCGAGAATCACTCCAAGCTCGCCGACACCATCGCGAGCCACCTGGTCATCAAGATTCAGGAGAAGGAAGACCTGCTCTCGACCCTATCGGTCGGCGAGCGCTTCCAGAAGATCCTGGGACTTATGGAAGGCGAGATCGGCGTTCTGCAGGTGGAAAAGCGTATTCGCTCCCGCGTCAAGCGGCAGATGGAGAAGACGCAGCGCGAGTACTATCTCAACGAGCAGATGAAGGCGATCCAGAAGGAGCTCGGCGACGGCGAGGAGGGGTCCAACGAGCTTGCTGAGCTCGAGGAGCGTATCGCTAAGACCAAGCTGTCCAAGGAAGCCCGCGCCAAGGCGGAAGGCGAGCTTAAGAAGCTCAAGGGCATGAGCCCGATGTCGGCCGAAGCCACCGTTGTGCGCAACTATCTTGATACCCTGCTTGGCTTGCCTTGGGGCAAGAAGAGCAAGGTGAAGCGCGACCTCGTGCTGGCCGAGAAGGTGCTGGACGAAGATCACTACGGCCTCGAGAAGGTCAAGGAGCGCATCCTTGAGTATCTCGCCGTTCAGGGGCGTACAGGCCAGCTCAAGGGGCCGATCCTTTGCCTTGTTGGCCCTCCGGGCGTCGGCAAGACCTCGCTCGGTAAGTCCATCGCCAAGGCGACGGGCCGTGAGTTCGTGCGCATGGCCCTAGGTGGCGTTCGTGACGAAGCCGAGATCCGCGGTCACCGCCGCACCTATATCGGCTCCATGCCCGGCAAGGTGATCCAGTCGCTCAAGAAGGTGGGAAAGTCCAATCCGCTCTTCCTGCTCGACGAGATCGACAAGATGGGCCAGGATTTCCGCGGCGATCCGTCTTCGGCGCTGCTCGAAGTGCTCGATCCGGAACAGAACAACACTTTCAGCGATCACTATCTGGAGGTCGACTATGACCTCTCGGACGTGATGTTCGTAACCACCTCGAACACGCTCAACATCCCTGGCCCACTGATGGACCGCATGGAGATCATTCGCCTCTCGGGCTACACCGAAGAGGAGAAGCATGCGATCGCCAAGCAGCACCTCATTCCTGAGGCGGCCAAGGAGAATGGCGTGGCCCATGGCGAGTTCGTCATGAGCGACGAGATCCTGATGAAGGTCATCCGCGAATACACCCGCGAAGCTGGCGTCCGTAACCTCAAGCGGGAGATCTCCAAGCTCATGCGCAAGGCCATCACGGACATCGTCAAGACCAAGGTCAAGTCGATCACCGTGGATGACGAGCGTCTGGCCAAGTATTTAGGTCCGGCGATCTTCAAGCACGGCGAGATCGAAGCAGAGGCTCAGGTGGGTCTGGTGACCGGTCTAGCCTGGACCTCGGTGGGTGGTGAACTGCTGACCATTGAAGGCGTGATGACGCCCGGCAAAGGTCGTATGACCGTCACCGGTAACATCAAGGAAGTGATGAAGGAGAGTCTCACCGCGGCCACGGCTTATGTGCGCTCTCGTTCGATCGAATTCGGCATCAAGCCGCCGATGTTCGATACGCGGGATATCCACGTCCACCTCCCCGAAGGTGCCACGCCCAAGGACGGTCCGTCTGCAGGTATCGGCCTCGCCACGGCCATTGTCTCGGTAATGACTGGCATCCCGGTTCGCAACGACATCGCCATGACCGGCGAGATCACGCTGCGGGGCAGGGTACTGCCCATCGGCGGGCTGAAGGAGAAGCTGCTCGCGGCTCTCCGCGGCGGCATCAAGACGGTGCTGATCCCCGAGGAGAACGTGCGCGACCTCCAGGAGATTCCGGACATCGTCAAGGAAGGCATGGAGATCGTTCCGGTCAGCCGTATGGACCAGGTGATCGAGCGGGCGCTGGTGCGCAAGCCCGAACCCATTGAGTGGAACTTCGACGAGGCCACTCCCGCTGTTTCCACCACGGTTGAGACCAGCGACGAAGCCACGACCGGCCTGCACTAA
- the dnaE gene encoding DNA polymerase III subunit alpha, protein MTGPGFIHLHIHSAYSLLEGALQLETILKLAKEDAQPALGIADTGNLFGALEFSEKASGKGMQPLIGVELPIDFAAAEERVSERGHVAWAGKSSVVLMAQSETGFENLSRLVSRAYLEGEDSLSRAQLDWLSREGLEGIICLSGGPEGAVDMPFALGQDANALRRLDRLRELFGDRFYIELQRHGRPQEAAVEPRLIDYAYRRGIPLVATNEPFFKSPKEFEAHDALLAIAGGTVLAQTERRKLNDQYYFKTRAEMMELFSDLPEAVESTVEIAKRISYRPLKRKPILPKFAAAPGVSEDEAVATEAAALRRMAEEGLDKRLATVGLAPGKAEQEYRERLEFELGIIQSMKFPGYFLIVADFIQWAKAHDIPVGPGRGSGAGSLVAYATTITDLDPLRYNLLFERFLNPERVSMPDFDIDFCQDRREEVIDYVQDKYGYQQVSQIITFGTLQARAVLRDVGRVLQMPYGQVDRICKLVPANPADPWSIERTMNEVSEFRQMAEDDETVGELVAIARNLEGLFRHASTHAAGIIIGDRPLQELAPLYRDPRSDMPVCQYNMKWSEAAGLVKFDFLGLKTLTTIRYAVNMVNEAGGSLDIDAIPIDDPATYQLYAQGDTYGIFQFESAGMRRALMELKPDRIEDLIAMNALYRPGPMDNIPSFIDRKHGREPVNYPHPALKAVLDETYGIIVYQEQVMQIAQLLSGYSLGEADMLRRAMGKKIKSEMDAQRIRFREGSGPQGVSESLADQIFDLLAKFANYGFNKSHAAAYAWVSYQTAYLKKHHPHEFYAASMTLDMAQTDKLSDFHREASKKGIEVVPPCVNKSEVVFAVKDQKVYYGLSAVKGVGRSMAEHIVEVRGDRPFKDLGDFARRVDPRVLSKRTLETLVSAGAFDALAPRREIAFAAIDNVIGTAQALTAERSEGQWNMFDTGEPEPFRLPAGVAAWTTTERADRELAAIGFHLSAHPLDAYSDLFEKLRVQRWSDFERAVKDGASAGRLAGTIASRNDRRTRKGTPMMILTLSDQSGTYECIAFSEQINEYGAILKPGKSVVLQVGADERAEGISLRLLTAEPIDGIADKVDRRLTVFAADVRALMPISAQLKRGGEGSVNFVVIRDEGAREYEIELPGTYRITAEVAGGIKALEGVTDVRLH, encoded by the coding sequence ATGACAGGTCCTGGCTTCATTCACCTCCACATCCATTCCGCTTATTCCCTCCTCGAAGGGGCACTGCAGCTGGAGACGATTCTTAAGCTCGCCAAGGAGGATGCACAGCCAGCACTTGGCATCGCCGACACCGGCAATCTCTTCGGTGCGCTGGAGTTCTCGGAAAAGGCGAGTGGCAAGGGCATGCAGCCGCTGATCGGCGTTGAATTGCCGATCGACTTCGCTGCGGCGGAGGAGCGGGTAAGCGAACGAGGACATGTGGCCTGGGCAGGCAAATCCAGCGTTGTGCTGATGGCGCAGAGCGAGACTGGATTCGAAAATCTCTCCCGCCTGGTGTCTCGCGCCTACCTCGAGGGTGAAGACAGCCTGTCGCGGGCGCAGCTCGACTGGCTCTCGCGTGAGGGCTTAGAAGGCATCATCTGCCTTTCTGGTGGTCCCGAAGGGGCAGTCGATATGCCCTTTGCTCTAGGTCAGGATGCCAATGCATTGCGGCGTCTCGATCGTCTCAGGGAACTTTTCGGGGATCGGTTCTACATCGAACTGCAGCGGCATGGGCGTCCACAGGAGGCCGCTGTGGAACCACGGCTGATCGATTATGCCTACCGCAGAGGTATTCCGCTAGTGGCAACCAACGAGCCCTTCTTCAAGTCGCCCAAGGAGTTCGAGGCCCATGATGCGCTGCTGGCAATTGCCGGCGGGACCGTTTTGGCGCAGACGGAGCGACGCAAGCTCAACGATCAGTACTATTTCAAGACGCGCGCCGAGATGATGGAGCTGTTCTCCGATCTGCCGGAGGCAGTGGAGTCTACCGTCGAGATCGCCAAGCGCATCAGCTATCGACCACTCAAGCGCAAACCGATTCTGCCCAAGTTCGCGGCGGCACCCGGTGTTTCCGAGGATGAAGCCGTAGCCACCGAAGCTGCCGCCCTTCGCCGGATGGCAGAGGAGGGCTTGGATAAGCGCCTGGCGACTGTTGGCCTGGCGCCCGGGAAGGCCGAGCAGGAGTACCGCGAGCGCCTCGAGTTCGAGCTGGGCATCATCCAATCGATGAAATTCCCTGGCTACTTCCTGATCGTGGCTGACTTCATCCAGTGGGCTAAGGCGCACGACATCCCGGTCGGCCCTGGCCGTGGTTCCGGTGCGGGCTCGCTCGTCGCCTATGCCACCACCATCACGGATCTCGACCCACTCCGCTACAACCTGCTGTTTGAGCGCTTCCTCAATCCAGAGCGCGTCTCGATGCCGGACTTCGACATCGATTTTTGCCAGGACCGGCGCGAGGAGGTGATCGACTACGTCCAGGACAAGTACGGCTACCAGCAGGTCTCACAGATCATCACCTTCGGAACCCTGCAAGCGCGTGCCGTGCTGCGGGACGTCGGGCGCGTGCTGCAGATGCCCTACGGTCAGGTAGATCGGATCTGTAAGCTCGTTCCGGCTAATCCCGCCGATCCATGGTCGATCGAGCGGACCATGAATGAAGTCTCTGAGTTCCGGCAGATGGCCGAGGACGACGAGACTGTTGGTGAGCTGGTTGCCATCGCCCGCAATCTCGAGGGCCTGTTCCGGCATGCCTCGACACATGCTGCCGGCATCATCATTGGCGACCGGCCGCTGCAGGAGCTAGCACCACTTTACCGCGACCCGCGGTCCGACATGCCGGTTTGTCAGTACAACATGAAGTGGAGCGAGGCCGCGGGCTTGGTGAAGTTCGACTTCCTGGGCCTCAAGACCCTGACGACCATTCGCTACGCGGTTAACATGGTCAACGAGGCGGGCGGGTCGCTCGATATCGATGCCATTCCCATCGACGATCCGGCCACCTACCAGCTCTATGCCCAGGGGGACACATACGGCATCTTCCAGTTCGAAAGTGCGGGCATGCGGCGAGCTCTGATGGAGCTCAAGCCCGACCGGATCGAAGATCTCATTGCCATGAACGCGCTCTATCGGCCCGGTCCCATGGACAACATTCCGAGCTTCATCGATCGCAAGCACGGACGGGAGCCGGTGAATTATCCCCACCCCGCCCTGAAGGCTGTGCTGGACGAGACCTACGGCATTATCGTCTATCAGGAGCAGGTGATGCAGATCGCCCAACTCCTCTCTGGTTACTCACTCGGTGAAGCGGATATGCTGCGCCGTGCCATGGGCAAGAAGATCAAATCGGAGATGGACGCTCAGCGCATTCGTTTCCGCGAGGGATCGGGGCCGCAGGGGGTCAGCGAGAGTCTTGCCGACCAGATTTTCGACCTTCTTGCCAAGTTCGCGAATTACGGCTTCAACAAAAGCCATGCCGCGGCCTATGCTTGGGTGTCCTACCAAACGGCCTATCTCAAGAAGCACCACCCGCATGAGTTCTATGCGGCGTCCATGACGCTCGACATGGCGCAAACCGACAAGCTCTCCGACTTCCACCGGGAGGCAAGCAAGAAGGGCATCGAGGTTGTTCCGCCTTGCGTGAACAAATCCGAGGTCGTCTTCGCGGTGAAAGACCAGAAGGTCTACTACGGCCTCTCTGCCGTGAAGGGGGTAGGTCGGTCGATGGCAGAGCATATCGTGGAAGTGCGGGGTGATCGTCCGTTCAAGGATCTCGGAGATTTTGCGCGGCGCGTCGATCCGCGTGTGTTGAGCAAGCGCACGCTCGAAACCCTGGTCAGTGCCGGTGCGTTCGATGCTTTGGCGCCACGTCGCGAGATCGCTTTTGCTGCTATCGACAATGTCATCGGCACAGCCCAAGCACTCACCGCTGAACGCAGTGAAGGGCAGTGGAACATGTTCGATACTGGTGAACCGGAGCCGTTCCGATTGCCTGCCGGTGTGGCAGCCTGGACAACGACAGAGCGGGCGGATCGGGAGTTGGCGGCCATCGGTTTCCACCTATCGGCGCACCCGCTCGACGCTTATTCTGACCTCTTCGAAAAGCTGCGTGTGCAGCGCTGGAGCGACTTCGAGCGGGCGGTGAAGGATGGCGCCTCTGCGGGGCGCCTGGCCGGGACCATTGCTTCGCGAAACGATCGCCGCACCCGCAAGGGGACGCCGATGATGATCCTGACGCTGTCGGACCAAAGTGGTACCTATGAGTGCATCGCTTTTTCCGAGCAGATCAACGAGTACGGGGCAATCCTGAAGCCAGGTAAGTCCGTTGTCCTGCAGGTCGGCGCCGACGAAAGGGCGGAAGGCATCAGCCTCCGGCTGCTCACCGCCGAGCCAATCGACGGGATTGCCGATAAGGTCGACAGGCGGCTGACGGTTTTCGCGGCTGATGTAAGGGCGCTTATGCCGATCAGCGCGCAGCTGAAGCGAGGCGGGGAAGGGTCGGTCAACTTTGTCGTCATTCGTGATGAAGGCGCCCGCGAGTACGAGATCGAGCTGCCTGGGACCTATCGCATCACTGCAGAGGTCGCTGGAGGAATCAAGGCATTAGAGGGCGTCACCGACGTCCGCCTGCACTAA
- the rpsB gene encoding 30S ribosomal protein S2, with translation MALPDFSMRQLLEAGVHFGHQKHRWNPKMERYIFGVRNDIHILDLSQTVPALSRALQLISDTVADGGRVLFVGTKRQAAPLVADAAKQSAQYFVNSRWLGGTLTNWQTISNSIARLRELESMGEDELALRTKKERLMMSREQERLERDLGGIKDMGNLPSLLFVIDTNKEANAIKEARRLGIPVVAIVDTNCDPDTVDYPIPGNDDASRALELYVSLVSKAAIDGIGRSSSALGTDLGASSEAPAEDLPADEAAAG, from the coding sequence ATGGCTTTGCCCGATTTCTCTATGCGTCAATTGCTTGAAGCTGGCGTCCATTTCGGCCACCAGAAGCACCGTTGGAATCCGAAGATGGAACGCTACATCTTCGGCGTTCGCAACGACATTCACATTCTCGATCTCAGCCAGACCGTTCCCGCGCTTAGCCGCGCGCTGCAGCTGATCAGCGATACCGTTGCCGATGGCGGCCGCGTGCTCTTCGTGGGCACCAAGCGCCAGGCCGCGCCGCTGGTTGCCGATGCAGCCAAGCAGTCGGCTCAGTACTTCGTCAATTCGCGATGGCTGGGTGGTACGCTCACCAACTGGCAGACTATTTCGAACTCCATTGCTCGCCTGCGTGAGCTGGAGTCGATGGGCGAAGACGAGCTTGCGCTGCGCACCAAGAAGGAGCGTCTGATGATGAGCCGCGAACAGGAACGCCTCGAGCGTGACCTGGGCGGGATCAAGGACATGGGTAATCTCCCGAGCCTCCTCTTCGTCATCGACACCAACAAGGAAGCCAACGCGATCAAGGAAGCCCGCCGTCTGGGCATCCCCGTCGTGGCGATCGTCGACACCAACTGCGATCCTGACACGGTCGACTACCCGATCCCGGGTAATGATGACGCGTCGCGCGCCCTCGAGCTCTATGTGTCGCTCGTGTCCAAGGCTGCAATCGACGGTATTGGCCGTTCATCGAGCGCACTGGGCACTGATCTTGGCGCGTCTTCCGAAGCCCCGGCCGAAGATCTGCCGGCCGATGAAGCTGCTGCCGGCTAA
- the tsf gene encoding translation elongation factor Ts, whose product MEITAGMVKQLRDSTGVGMMDCKKALAETNGDMEAAVDWLRTRGLAKAAKKADRVAAEGLVGVATAGNKAAVVEVNSETDFVARNEQFQTIVGSVAKLALDAEGDVAKLGEMPFPGTGHSVSAELTEAIAKIGENMNLRRTAVLEVTNGVVESYVHNAVKPGLGKMGILVALESTGDKAALATLGKQLAMHIAATNPLSISPEDIDQEVVARERSIILEQVKESGKPADIAEKMVDGRMRKYFEEVTLLAQTFVIDGETKVGDAIKNAEKEVGAPIKLTKFVRYALGEGIEKTESDFAAEVAATAGVK is encoded by the coding sequence ATGGAAATCACTGCTGGAATGGTCAAGCAGCTCCGCGACTCGACTGGCGTCGGGATGATGGACTGCAAGAAGGCCCTTGCTGAGACCAATGGCGACATGGAAGCCGCCGTTGACTGGCTGCGTACGCGTGGCCTGGCTAAGGCTGCGAAGAAGGCGGACCGCGTCGCTGCTGAAGGCTTGGTCGGCGTTGCTACGGCCGGCAACAAGGCTGCCGTTGTCGAAGTGAACTCCGAAACTGACTTCGTTGCGCGCAACGAGCAGTTTCAGACCATCGTTGGCAGCGTCGCAAAGCTCGCTCTGGACGCCGAGGGTGACGTCGCCAAGCTTGGTGAAATGCCATTCCCCGGAACCGGCCACTCGGTGTCGGCGGAACTGACAGAAGCCATCGCCAAGATCGGCGAGAACATGAACCTGCGTCGCACGGCGGTGCTCGAAGTCACCAATGGCGTCGTCGAGAGCTATGTGCACAACGCCGTCAAGCCCGGCTTGGGCAAGATGGGCATTCTTGTTGCGCTGGAATCCACTGGTGACAAGGCTGCCCTAGCGACTCTGGGTAAGCAGTTGGCGATGCACATCGCGGCAACCAACCCGCTCTCGATCTCCCCCGAGGACATCGATCAGGAAGTGGTTGCTCGTGAACGCTCGATCATCCTTGAGCAGGTCAAGGAATCCGGCAAGCCAGCTGATATCGCCGAAAAGATGGTCGACGGCCGTATGCGCAAGTACTTCGAAGAAGTCACTCTGCTGGCCCAGACCTTCGTGATTGATGGCGAGACCAAGGTCGGTGACGCGATCAAGAACGCTGAGAAAGAAGTTGGGGCGCCGATCAAGCTCACCAAGTTCGTCCGTTATGCACTGGGCGAAGGTATCGAGAAGACCGAGTCTGACTTCGCAGCCGAAGTCGCCGCGACCGCCGGCGTAAAGTAA
- the pyrH gene encoding UMP kinase: protein MAPAYKRILLKVSGEALAGDNSFGIEPPFLQGIAKQIAEVASTGVQIAIVVGGGNIFRGMAGAADGTDRVTADLMGMLGTMINALALSNAISRQGVRSKPYSAVSMPSVADTFTAREAKSALEDGMVVVLGGGTGNPFFTTDTASTLRAIELECDVVLKGTKVDGVYSDDPMKNPDATRYDAISFEDVLRQDLRVMDTAAFALARDNRMPIIVYALNDESGLAGVLSGTARSTRVG, encoded by the coding sequence ATGGCGCCTGCCTACAAACGTATCCTGCTGAAGGTCTCGGGCGAGGCCCTTGCGGGGGACAACTCGTTTGGCATTGAGCCGCCGTTTCTGCAGGGTATCGCAAAGCAGATCGCCGAAGTCGCCTCGACCGGCGTTCAAATTGCCATTGTCGTGGGTGGCGGCAACATCTTCAGGGGAATGGCGGGTGCTGCAGATGGCACAGACCGGGTTACCGCCGATCTGATGGGCATGCTGGGAACCATGATCAACGCTCTGGCGCTGAGCAACGCCATCAGCCGACAGGGCGTTCGGTCCAAGCCTTATAGCGCGGTCTCCATGCCTTCAGTGGCTGATACTTTCACCGCACGCGAAGCCAAATCCGCCCTGGAAGATGGCATGGTCGTGGTACTCGGGGGTGGTACGGGTAATCCGTTTTTTACGACAGACACCGCATCGACGCTGCGCGCAATCGAGCTTGAGTGCGACGTGGTCCTCAAAGGCACCAAGGTTGACGGCGTCTATTCAGACGATCCGATGAAAAACCCCGATGCCACCCGTTACGACGCGATAAGCTTTGAGGATGTGCTCCGGCAAGACCTGCGAGTGATGGATACGGCAGCCTTTGCACTTGCCCGCGACAACCGCATGCCGATAATCGTCTATGCACTTAACGACGAGTCAGGCCTTGCTGGTGTACTGTCCGGCACGGCCCGTTCAACCCGCGTCGGATAA
- the frr gene encoding ribosome recycling factor: MATSYDLADIKNRMQKSIASLKDELSGLRTGRASASLLEPVTVEAYGSRMPLNQVATVTVPEPRMLSVQVWDRSMANAVEKAIRDSGLGLNPMGEGQVIRVPLPELNEQRRKELAKVAHNYAEQARVAVRHVRRDGMDALKKAEKDGDMSQDDAKKQSELVQKATDDAVTEIDQIVASKEQEIMQV, encoded by the coding sequence ATGGCCACCAGCTACGATCTCGCCGACATCAAGAACCGGATGCAAAAATCGATCGCATCGCTCAAGGATGAGTTGTCCGGCTTGCGTACCGGCCGAGCCAGCGCGAGCCTACTGGAGCCTGTGACTGTGGAAGCGTACGGTTCTCGCATGCCGCTGAACCAGGTTGCGACCGTTACCGTGCCCGAGCCGCGTATGCTGAGCGTGCAGGTTTGGGATCGGTCCATGGCAAACGCCGTCGAGAAAGCCATTCGTGACAGCGGGCTTGGCCTCAACCCCATGGGGGAAGGACAGGTCATCCGCGTTCCTTTGCCCGAGTTGAATGAGCAGCGTCGCAAGGAACTGGCCAAGGTCGCTCACAATTATGCCGAGCAGGCCCGCGTGGCTGTCCGCCATGTGCGCCGTGATGGGATGGACGCGCTCAAGAAAGCCGAGAAAGACGGCGACATGAGCCAGGACGATGCCAAGAAGCAGTCGGAGCTGGTTCAGAAGGCAACCGACGACGCCGTGACCGAGATCGATCAGATCGTTGCGTCCAAGGAACAGGAAATCATGCAGGTCTAA
- a CDS encoding isoprenyl transferase: protein MSMDPAVSVKRVQQTRLRIPAHLGVIMDGNGRWAQARGKLRTEGHIEGVKALRRLVELCINYGVGHLTVFSFSSENWTRPKDEVSFIFNLLRRFVASDLQKLIRGNVQVRIIGSRLGLEESLVRLIDDVEAKTARNTGLVLIVAFNYGGKAEIADATRRIAAEVAAGRLRAEEITEATIEAALYTAGLPDPDLIIRTSGEQRISNFLLWQSAYSEFVFVDENWPDFDEASFVRVLETYSHRERRFGGVEAKLP, encoded by the coding sequence ATGTCTATGGATCCGGCCGTTTCAGTTAAGCGCGTGCAGCAAACCCGTTTGCGCATCCCTGCGCATTTGGGCGTCATCATGGATGGCAATGGCCGTTGGGCTCAGGCGCGCGGCAAATTGCGCACTGAGGGGCACATCGAGGGCGTCAAAGCCCTCCGTCGGCTCGTCGAGCTGTGCATCAACTACGGCGTTGGTCACCTGACAGTGTTCAGTTTCTCCTCAGAAAACTGGACGCGTCCCAAGGACGAGGTCTCCTTCATTTTCAATCTCCTGCGGCGGTTCGTTGCATCGGATTTGCAAAAGCTGATCCGCGGCAACGTTCAAGTCCGCATCATCGGCTCCCGCCTTGGACTGGAGGAGTCGCTCGTGCGGCTCATCGATGACGTCGAAGCCAAAACAGCCCGGAACACCGGTCTCGTACTGATCGTGGCGTTCAATTACGGCGGCAAGGCTGAAATTGCCGATGCGACCCGGCGCATTGCGGCTGAAGTCGCGGCTGGGCGCTTGCGTGCCGAAGAGATCACCGAAGCTACCATTGAAGCGGCTCTCTACACCGCGGGCCTGCCCGATCCTGATCTCATCATCAGGACCAGCGGAGAGCAGCGGATCTCGAACTTTCTCCTGTGGCAGTCGGCCTATTCCGAGTTTGTCTTCGTTGACGAGAACTGGCCCGATTTTGACGAAGCGAGCTTCGTACGCGTTCTGGAAACCTACTCCCACCGGGAGCGCCGTTTCGGCGGCGTTGAGGCGAAGCTACCTTGA